The proteins below come from a single Mesobacillus jeotgali genomic window:
- a CDS encoding phosphatidate cytidylyltransferase, which yields MKQRIITAVIAAAVFLPIVIFGGWPFIAMVYLIASVALYEALKMKHLKLFSVPGILSLLLLWTFLIPEQYSDLLVEFDYTKLELFFLGVLLFLTYTVITKNRFTFEDVAFSIMSILYVGLGFYFFIETREESLTYVFYSLFIIWATDSGAYFIGRAIGKHKLWPEISPNKTTEGFFGGVVSALAVAALFSVFGDMKVPTVILLMATAFLSVFGQIGDLVESALKRHYNVKDSGNILPGHGGMLDRFDSLLFVWPLIHLFHLL from the coding sequence ATGAAGCAAAGAATCATTACAGCAGTCATAGCAGCAGCTGTTTTTCTTCCAATCGTTATTTTTGGAGGCTGGCCATTTATTGCAATGGTTTACCTAATAGCATCAGTTGCATTATACGAAGCATTGAAGATGAAACATTTAAAGCTTTTCTCGGTTCCAGGCATTCTATCATTGTTGTTATTGTGGACTTTCCTGATACCCGAACAATATAGCGATCTTCTTGTTGAATTTGATTATACAAAACTAGAGCTTTTCTTTCTTGGAGTGCTTTTATTTCTGACTTATACTGTCATAACTAAAAATCGCTTCACTTTTGAAGATGTTGCTTTTTCAATCATGTCAATACTCTATGTCGGGCTCGGCTTTTATTTCTTCATTGAAACTAGAGAAGAAAGCCTGACCTATGTGTTCTATTCACTATTCATAATCTGGGCTACCGATTCAGGAGCCTATTTTATCGGACGGGCAATTGGCAAGCATAAGCTATGGCCCGAAATCAGCCCTAACAAGACAACAGAAGGCTTTTTTGGCGGTGTAGTGTCTGCACTCGCAGTTGCTGCCCTGTTCAGTGTGTTCGGGGATATGAAGGTTCCGACTGTTATCCTGCTTATGGCGACAGCATTTTTATCAGTGTTCGGCCAAATTGGAGACCTTGTTGAGTCAGCACTGAAGCGACATTACAATGTAAAGGACTCAGGCAACATCCTTCCAGGACATGGAGGCATGCTTGACCGCTTCGACAGCTTGTTGTTTGTCTGGCCGTTAATCCACCTGTTCCATTTGTTATAA
- the dxr gene encoding 1-deoxy-D-xylulose-5-phosphate reductoisomerase: MKRISLLGATGSIGIQTLDVIREHPEEFKLVSMSAGRNIELTRKIITEFLPELVSVQEKDDAERLKLEFPQVRIIFGQEGLVEAAVFHKADILVNAVLGSVGLGPTLEAIRSGKTIAIANKETLVTAGHIVMDEAKRHNVSILPVDSEHSAIFQALQGEREKNIERLILTASGGSFRDRKREELQGVTKADALNHPNWSMGAKITIDSATMMNKGLEVIEAHWLFSLPYDDISVLLHRESIIHSMVEFHDTSIMAQLGTPDMKVPIQYALTYPDRLPLVTGKRLNLAEIGLLHFSEMDFDRFRCLKFAYDAGRAGGTLPAVMNAANEAAVAAFLDDRITFLQIEDLIERAMENHNIIEKPDLESIQEVDKETRRYVKSLL; encoded by the coding sequence GTGAAAAGAATCAGCTTGTTGGGAGCAACAGGATCGATTGGAATCCAGACGCTCGATGTAATCAGGGAGCATCCCGAAGAGTTCAAGCTAGTATCAATGTCTGCTGGAAGAAACATAGAGCTTACCAGGAAAATCATAACTGAATTTCTGCCAGAACTTGTTTCTGTTCAGGAGAAAGACGATGCTGAACGGTTAAAATTAGAATTCCCCCAGGTGAGGATTATATTTGGACAAGAAGGCCTAGTGGAGGCTGCTGTTTTTCATAAGGCGGATATACTTGTCAATGCGGTACTCGGAAGTGTTGGTTTAGGGCCAACATTGGAGGCGATCAGATCAGGCAAGACGATCGCGATCGCGAATAAGGAAACGCTTGTAACTGCTGGTCATATCGTCATGGATGAGGCAAAGCGACATAACGTATCCATCCTCCCTGTTGACAGTGAGCATTCTGCCATTTTTCAGGCATTACAAGGTGAAAGGGAAAAGAATATTGAGAGACTGATCCTCACAGCTTCGGGAGGCAGCTTCAGAGACCGGAAGAGGGAAGAGCTGCAAGGTGTAACAAAAGCAGATGCCTTGAACCATCCAAACTGGTCAATGGGTGCAAAAATCACGATTGATTCCGCCACGATGATGAATAAGGGTCTGGAAGTCATTGAAGCTCATTGGCTTTTCTCTCTTCCGTATGATGATATATCGGTCCTCCTCCATCGAGAGAGCATCATCCATTCGATGGTAGAGTTCCATGACACAAGTATTATGGCACAGCTCGGAACACCTGATATGAAAGTGCCTATTCAATACGCCCTTACATATCCTGACAGATTGCCATTGGTTACAGGGAAAAGGTTGAATCTTGCAGAAATTGGACTGCTCCACTTTTCGGAAATGGATTTTGACCGGTTCCGCTGCCTGAAGTTTGCTTATGATGCCGGACGGGCGGGAGGCACTTTGCCGGCAGTCATGAATGCTGCGAATGAAGCAGCAGTAGCTGCCTTTTTGGACGACAGAATCACATTCCTTCAAATTGAGGACTTAATAGAGAGAGCAATGGAAAACCATAACATCATAGAAAAACCGGACCTTGAATCAATTCAAGAGGTTGACAAAGAGACTAGAAGGTATGTAAAGTCACTACTATAA
- the pyrH gene encoding UMP kinase, protein MTSPKYKRVVLKLSGEALAGEQGFGINPSVIKNVADQVKEIAELDVEVAVVVGGGNIWRGKIGEEMGMDRATADYMGMLATVMNSLSLQDSLEQAGIETRVQTSIEMRQVAEPYIRRRAIRHLEKKRVVIFAAGTGNPYFSTDTTAALRAAEIEADVILMAKNNVDGVYSADPRVDKNATKYEELSYLDVLKEGLAVMDSTASSLCMDNDIPLIVFSIMEKGNIKRAVMGETIGTTVRGKN, encoded by the coding sequence ATGACGAGCCCTAAATACAAAAGAGTTGTTTTAAAGTTAAGTGGAGAAGCATTAGCCGGAGAACAAGGATTTGGCATCAATCCGTCGGTAATTAAAAATGTTGCAGACCAAGTGAAGGAGATTGCAGAACTGGATGTTGAGGTCGCTGTTGTAGTAGGCGGAGGAAACATCTGGAGAGGCAAAATCGGAGAAGAAATGGGCATGGACAGAGCGACGGCAGACTATATGGGCATGCTCGCTACCGTCATGAATTCCCTGTCATTGCAAGACAGCCTGGAACAAGCGGGAATCGAGACAAGGGTTCAAACTTCCATCGAAATGCGCCAGGTAGCAGAGCCGTACATAAGAAGAAGGGCAATCAGGCACCTGGAGAAAAAGCGTGTGGTCATTTTTGCAGCCGGAACTGGAAATCCGTACTTCTCAACGGATACTACCGCTGCATTGCGCGCTGCTGAGATCGAAGCAGATGTAATCCTTATGGCTAAGAATAACGTTGATGGCGTTTACTCAGCTGACCCGCGTGTTGACAAGAATGCTACTAAGTATGAAGAGCTCTCATACCTGGATGTGCTTAAGGAAGGCCTTGCTGTCATGGATTCAACGGCTTCATCCTTGTGTATGGACAATGATATCCCGTTAATTGTATTCTCTATTATGGAAAAAGGTAATATTAAACGAGCAGTAATGGGTGAAACAATCGGAACAACCGTGAGGGGGAAAAACTAA
- a CDS encoding isoprenyl transferase, whose translation MLNKMNPWKKDQNPAGFRDRVLHIKENEVPSHVAIIMDGNGRWAKKRALPRVAGHHEGMKVVRKITKLANELGVKTLTVYAFSTENWKRPKMEVDFLMKLPEEFLGTFLPELIEENVRVEMIGYMDKLPEHTKRAVGKAMEDTKDNTGLVLNFALNYGSRGEIIDSVKRVIDDVKNGKMAESELTEEVFSTYLMTKDLDDPDLLIRTSGEIRLSNFMLWQLAYTEFWFTDVLWPDFDEEHFVEAIEAFQGRQRRFGGV comes from the coding sequence ATGTTAAATAAAATGAATCCGTGGAAAAAGGATCAAAATCCTGCCGGTTTCCGAGATCGTGTACTTCATATTAAAGAAAATGAAGTCCCTTCTCATGTTGCCATCATTATGGATGGTAACGGACGCTGGGCTAAAAAGCGTGCTTTGCCCCGGGTTGCTGGCCATCATGAAGGCATGAAGGTTGTCCGTAAAATAACCAAGCTGGCCAATGAGCTTGGTGTCAAGACGCTTACTGTTTATGCTTTCTCTACTGAAAACTGGAAAAGGCCCAAAATGGAAGTGGATTTCCTAATGAAGCTGCCCGAAGAATTTCTTGGCACTTTCCTTCCAGAATTAATTGAAGAAAATGTCCGTGTCGAAATGATAGGTTATATGGATAAGCTTCCAGAGCATACCAAAAGGGCCGTAGGGAAAGCGATGGAAGACACGAAGGATAACACCGGTCTTGTCTTGAACTTTGCTCTCAACTATGGAAGCCGTGGAGAAATCATAGACAGCGTCAAAAGAGTTATCGATGACGTGAAAAATGGTAAAATGGCTGAAAGTGAGTTGACGGAAGAAGTCTTTTCAACTTACTTGATGACCAAGGATTTGGATGATCCGGACTTGTTAATCAGGACTAGTGGAGAAATCCGCTTGAGCAATTTTATGCTTTGGCAGCTTGCATACACGGAGTTCTGGTTTACTGATGTTCTGTGGCCGGACTTTGATGAAGAACACTTTGTCGAAGCAATTGAAGCATTCCAGGGCCGGCAGCGGCGTTTTGGAGGAGTATAA
- the frr gene encoding ribosome recycling factor produces MPKQAIANAKERMSKAIQAYTRELASIRAGRASASLLDRVQVEYYGAPTPVNQLAGISVPEARLLVIQPYDKSILGEIEKAILKSDLGLNPANDGSIIRIAIPQLTEERRKELAKQVKKEAEEAKIAIRNIRRDGNEDLKKLEKNGEITEDDLRGYSDDIQKLTDEHIAKIDQITKDKEKEIMEV; encoded by the coding sequence ATGCCAAAACAAGCAATTGCCAATGCGAAAGAAAGAATGTCTAAAGCGATCCAAGCTTATACCCGCGAACTTGCCAGCATTCGTGCAGGGAGAGCAAGTGCCTCTCTTCTTGACAGAGTACAGGTGGAATACTATGGAGCTCCAACTCCAGTCAATCAACTTGCTGGCATTTCTGTACCGGAAGCGCGTCTTTTGGTCATCCAGCCTTATGATAAGTCAATCCTTGGTGAGATTGAAAAAGCTATCCTGAAGTCTGATCTTGGCCTGAACCCTGCAAATGATGGATCAATCATCAGGATCGCGATTCCTCAACTGACTGAGGAGCGACGCAAGGAACTTGCGAAGCAGGTTAAAAAGGAAGCAGAAGAAGCAAAAATCGCTATCCGCAATATCCGTCGTGATGGAAATGAAGATCTGAAAAAGCTTGAGAAAAACGGCGAAATTACAGAAGATGACCTGCGTGGATATTCTGACGATATTCAAAAGCTGACAGACGAACACATTGCAAAAATTGATCAGATTACAAAAGATAAAGAAAAAGAAATTATGGAAGTGTAA
- the rseP gene encoding RIP metalloprotease RseP: MNTVIAFIVIFGALVFFHELGHLIFAKRAGILCREFAIGFGPKVFSFKKNETTYTIRLLPIGGFVRMAGEDPEMIEIKPGHRVGLLFNKSEEVQKIILNNKEKYPDARIIEVEKADIERELFIKGYEEGEDDSQLTSFPISKTAVLVENGVETQIAPFDRQFGSKTLGQRTMAIFAGPMMNFILAMVIFIILAIFQGIPSNEPVLGKLTPDGSALKAGLQEGDIVNSIEGSEVSSWQDVVEIIRKNPGNELDFSIVREGKNIELPVTPEVQDVEGEKIGLIGVYSPVEKSPLKSISYGVKETYFWTKEIFSMLGKLLTGQFSIDALSGPVGIYVSTDTVAKSGIFYLMKWAAILSINLGIMNLLPFPALDGGRLTFFAVEALRGKPIDKQKEGMVHFIGFALLMLLMLVVTWNDIQRFFL; this comes from the coding sequence TTGAATACAGTTATTGCCTTTATCGTCATTTTTGGCGCCCTGGTGTTCTTCCATGAACTTGGGCACTTGATTTTCGCCAAACGTGCAGGGATCCTCTGCCGTGAATTTGCAATTGGATTTGGTCCTAAGGTCTTTTCTTTTAAAAAAAATGAAACGACTTATACGATCCGACTCCTTCCTATCGGAGGGTTTGTCAGAATGGCTGGCGAAGATCCCGAAATGATTGAGATCAAGCCAGGGCATAGAGTAGGTTTACTTTTTAACAAGAGTGAAGAAGTTCAGAAAATCATTCTAAATAATAAAGAAAAGTATCCTGACGCACGAATTATCGAAGTGGAAAAAGCCGATATCGAACGTGAGCTTTTCATTAAAGGTTATGAAGAAGGGGAGGATGACAGCCAGCTGACATCTTTCCCAATAAGCAAAACAGCCGTTCTTGTCGAGAATGGAGTGGAAACTCAAATTGCTCCATTTGACAGGCAGTTCGGTTCGAAAACGCTTGGACAGAGAACAATGGCAATCTTCGCTGGACCTATGATGAATTTCATCCTGGCAATGGTTATTTTCATCATCCTTGCCATTTTTCAGGGAATCCCGTCAAATGAACCTGTATTGGGAAAGTTGACCCCAGATGGAAGTGCACTTAAGGCGGGGCTTCAAGAGGGTGACATCGTTAACAGCATTGAGGGATCTGAAGTATCAAGCTGGCAGGATGTTGTTGAAATAATCCGGAAGAATCCGGGGAATGAGCTTGATTTCTCGATTGTTCGTGAAGGGAAGAATATCGAACTTCCAGTAACACCTGAAGTACAGGATGTTGAAGGAGAAAAAATCGGATTGATCGGTGTATACAGTCCGGTAGAAAAATCACCGTTAAAATCGATATCCTACGGCGTGAAGGAAACATACTTCTGGACAAAAGAGATCTTTTCCATGCTTGGAAAACTACTTACTGGGCAATTCTCGATTGACGCTTTATCGGGACCTGTGGGCATTTATGTCTCAACTGATACCGTTGCAAAGTCCGGAATCTTCTATCTAATGAAATGGGCGGCAATCCTAAGCATCAACCTGGGAATCATGAACCTTCTCCCATTCCCGGCACTAGACGGGGGAAGGCTGACCTTCTTTGCGGTTGAAGCGCTGAGAGGAAAGCCAATCGACAAGCAAAAAGAGGGTATGGTCCACTTCATCGGCTTCGCATTGTTGATGCTGCTGATGCTGGTGGTCACATGGAATGATATTCAAAGATTCTTCCTGTAA